The following proteins are encoded in a genomic region of Cryptomeria japonica chromosome 11, Sugi_1.0, whole genome shotgun sequence:
- the LOC131070821 gene encoding DAR GTPase 3, chloroplastic, which produces MAVSNISSVSLPTRMIPATNTQFGEFRSSRFSSAKAPTLFKRYRLITCISESSEKNVNMTMLLEKDDVAKSQAGYPFPKAGGRVPNLSSEDSKVSTNGNRILKSDIELPDYDLDINRWLRSSRVQWYPGHIAKAERELKQQLKLMDVVIEVRDARIPMATGHPEMDLWIGDKKKILVLNKVDMISTADKNKWATYFSKQGMTVVLANGQLGMGTLKLARVAKSLANNFNAKRRAKGLLPRATRAGVVGYPNVGKSSLINRLLKRKICVTASRPGVTRELKWVRIGQDLDLLDSPGILPMRFNDQAPAIKLAICDDIGERSYAVTGVAAILVEILKQHPDAGAGVLQNRYKINADCCSGEIFVKALAQRLFNGDVTQAAFRILYDFRKGKFGWIALERPPSNTM; this is translated from the exons ATGGCGGTCTCAAATATCTCTTCTGTTTCTCTGCCGACCCGTATGATTCCTGCAACTAATACTCAATTCGGGGAATTTCGCAG TTCCAGATTTAGCTCGGCAAAGGCACCTACGCTGTTCAAAAGATATAGATTGATCACATGTATTTCTGAATCTTCAGAGAAAAATG TTAACATGACAATGTTACTGGAAAAAGATGATGTTGCCAAATCACAAGCAGGATACCCTTTTCCCAAG GCTGGGGGAAGGGTCCCAAACTTGTCATCAGAAGACTCAAAAGTTTCTACAAATGGAAATCGTATTCTTAAGTCAGATATTGAACTGCCAGACTACGATCTGGATATCAATCGCTGGCTAAGGTCATCACGAGTCCAG TGGTACCCAGGTCATATTGCGAAAGCAGAGAGAGAACTAAAGCAACAGCTAAAGTTGATGGATGTTGTCATAGAAGTACGTGATGCAAGGATACCTATGGCAACTGGACATCCAGAG ATGGACTTATGGATTGGTGATAAGAAGAAAATTTTAGTTTTAAATAAAGTAGACATGATCTCAACCGCAGACAAGAATAAATGGGCTACATATTTCTCTAAACAGGGGATGACAGTAGTCCTTGCAAATGGTCAGCTTGGAATG GGGACATTGAAGTTGGCAAGAGTTGCAAAATCATTAGCTAACAATTTTAATGCCAAGAGGAGGGCTAAAGGACTTCTTCCTCGTGCG ACTCGAGCGGGAGTGGTTGGGTATCCAAATGTAGGAAAATCATCATTGATTAACCGCCTGCTTAAGCGAAAGATCTGTGTAACAGCATCCAGACCAGGTGTTACCCGGGAATTGAA GTGGGTTCGAATTGGTCAAGacctagatctattagattcccctGGTATACTGCCGATGCGTTTTAATGATCAGGCTCCTGCAATCAAATTGGCAATTTGTGATGATATAGGAGAAAGATCATATGCTGTTACTGGTGTAGCTGCAATTCTCGTAGAGATTCTGAAGCAGCATCCAGAtgcag GAGCAGGAGTTCTTCAAAATCGCTATAAGATAAATGCAGATTGTTGCTCGGGAGAAAT ATTTGTAAAGGCATTGGCACAACGTTTGTTCAATGGAGATGTGACTCAAGCTGCCTTCCGTATCTTATATGACTTTCGGAAAGGGAAATTCGGTTGGATAGCTCTTGAGAGGCCTCCGTCAAATACCATGTAA